In Flavobacterium endoglycinae, one DNA window encodes the following:
- a CDS encoding helix-turn-helix domain-containing protein: protein MANFKPYRINSISEIHQLMGLPKPHHPLISIVDLKGLRNDTGIDAVIFDMYVISMKRGCDGLHYGQQKYDFDEGLMAFLSPGQVLRGEESGVPPNLEGWMLFVHPDFLWNTSLAKKIKKYEYFGYSTSEALFLSDKEETVINDIVKNIKEEYHSNIDKFSQDIIISNLETLLNYSERFYERQFITRKVTNHKLLERVEDLLENYFLSNQQVLNGIPSVDFLAQKLNISPKYLSSMLKQLTGLTAQQHIQIKVLEQAKEKLSTSGLTVSEIAFDLGFEHSQSFSKFFKSKTNLSPLEFRKSFN from the coding sequence ATGGCAAATTTCAAACCTTATAGAATAAACTCAATATCTGAGATACACCAGCTGATGGGGCTTCCAAAACCCCATCATCCGCTAATTAGCATCGTAGATCTAAAAGGTCTCCGAAATGATACTGGTATTGATGCCGTTATTTTCGACATGTATGTAATTTCGATGAAAAGAGGCTGCGACGGACTACATTATGGACAGCAGAAATATGACTTTGACGAGGGGCTTATGGCTTTTTTATCTCCGGGACAGGTTTTGCGTGGTGAAGAAAGCGGTGTTCCGCCTAATCTTGAAGGATGGATGCTTTTTGTACATCCCGATTTTTTATGGAATACCTCTCTAGCCAAAAAAATAAAAAAATATGAATACTTTGGTTATTCGACCAGCGAAGCATTGTTTCTTTCTGATAAAGAAGAAACGGTTATAAATGACATTGTAAAAAATATAAAAGAAGAATATCATTCTAACATCGACAAATTCAGTCAGGATATTATTATTTCAAACCTTGAAACTCTGTTGAATTATTCAGAACGTTTTTACGAAAGGCAGTTCATTACAAGAAAAGTCACAAATCATAAATTACTGGAAAGAGTTGAGGATTTACTGGAAAATTACTTTCTTAGCAATCAACAGGTATTAAACGGGATTCCATCTGTTGATTTTCTTGCTCAAAAACTTAATATTTCTCCCAAATATCTCAGCAGTATGCTCAAGCAGCTTACTGGACTTACTGCCCAGCAGCACATACAAATCAAGGTACTTGAGCAAGCTAAAGAAAAGCTTTCTACATCTGGACTTACCGTGAGCGAGATAGCATTTGATCTCGGATTTGAGCATTCGCAGTCGTTTAGCAAGTTTTTTAAAAGTAAAACAAACCTCTCTCCTTTAGAATTTAGAAAATCATTCAATTAA
- a CDS encoding winged helix-turn-helix transcriptional regulator, with protein MYERKTIPNLNCGLDLIGEVLYGKWKIRLLWFINQGHKRPSELQRKIPDASRRVLNIQLKELEEHELVSKIIYPVVPPKVEYSLTDFGKTLIPVISAIGNWGDEHEERLRSLILKRLDLNP; from the coding sequence ATGTATGAAAGAAAAACAATTCCAAACTTAAATTGCGGTCTAGATTTAATAGGTGAAGTATTGTACGGTAAATGGAAGATCCGTTTGCTTTGGTTTATTAATCAGGGACATAAAAGACCTAGTGAACTGCAGCGTAAAATACCAGATGCTTCCCGCAGGGTTTTAAATATTCAGCTGAAGGAATTAGAGGAACATGAACTTGTTTCAAAGATTATTTACCCTGTTGTGCCTCCTAAAGTCGAATACAGCTTGACAGATTTCGGCAAAACACTAATTCCTGTAATTTCAGCCATAGGAAATTGGGGTGATGAGCATGAAGAACGTTTACGATCACTGATTTTAAAACGTTTAGATTTAAATCCATGA